Proteins encoded together in one Rhodothermales bacterium window:
- a CDS encoding isochorismate synthase, translating to MDDRQTLVSGSDVRSKLSLELERRARPRDRVGQEAFRRVILRIPRVDPLHWLAAQSSTDRFYWSGRSETDAVAGIGRVVAVEGESSVDYLSMRRDVGDILDRAPAGVRLFGGVRFGKRTTPDSDWEAFPSYRLVLPRFELRTLDDSSLLICNIHADESALGTALQSEIDALSVPADSLPGLPQTLSRRDEPEHRDWVRDIEWALEAFSSTTLAKVVLARKARFEFDANLDPFALMVQLLGATPNCYHFLFSHGDGTFLGASPERLFRQDGRRIQSEAIAGTGARGITDGDDDALGNELLHSEKDQREHEYVRQSVKEALTDLTRMLHVDTTATDMKLAVGRHLLSRVEGVLKPGVDAFDLLRSLHPTPAVGGYPYQEAIDVIEHLEPFDRGWYAGPVGWIGRDSAEFAVGIRSGRIVRNRLDLFSGAGIVCGSDPELEWHEVEQKIGDFLRVLSP from the coding sequence ATGGATGATCGGCAAACACTTGTTTCCGGATCGGACGTCCGAAGCAAACTGAGTCTGGAACTTGAGCGAAGAGCGAGGCCGCGCGATCGCGTGGGGCAGGAGGCTTTCCGTCGCGTCATCTTGAGGATTCCGCGTGTGGATCCGTTGCACTGGTTGGCAGCTCAATCCAGTACGGACCGGTTCTACTGGTCCGGTCGCTCAGAGACTGATGCCGTAGCGGGAATCGGCCGGGTTGTTGCCGTGGAAGGAGAGTCGTCCGTCGACTATCTGTCGATGCGGAGAGATGTAGGAGACATTCTTGACAGAGCTCCGGCGGGCGTTCGCCTTTTTGGCGGCGTCAGATTTGGGAAGAGGACGACTCCTGACAGCGATTGGGAAGCTTTCCCCTCCTATCGACTGGTCCTTCCTCGATTTGAACTTCGGACGCTGGACGATTCCAGCCTGCTAATCTGCAATATCCACGCAGATGAGTCGGCCCTCGGAACGGCGTTGCAGTCCGAAATCGATGCGCTTTCAGTACCCGCAGATTCTTTGCCGGGTCTGCCGCAAACGCTGTCGCGCCGGGACGAGCCGGAGCATCGTGACTGGGTGCGAGATATCGAGTGGGCGCTGGAGGCCTTCTCAAGCACGACGCTGGCAAAGGTCGTGCTGGCCAGAAAGGCCAGGTTCGAATTCGACGCCAACCTGGATCCATTTGCGCTGATGGTTCAGCTGCTTGGAGCGACGCCTAACTGTTACCATTTCTTATTCTCCCACGGCGACGGTACGTTTCTTGGCGCGTCTCCCGAGCGTCTCTTTCGTCAGGACGGGCGACGCATTCAGAGCGAGGCGATTGCCGGAACAGGTGCCAGAGGCATCACCGACGGCGACGATGATGCACTGGGCAACGAGTTGCTTCACAGCGAGAAAGACCAGCGGGAGCACGAGTACGTGCGACAGAGCGTCAAAGAGGCGCTGACTGATCTGACGCGCATGCTGCACGTGGACACGACCGCCACAGACATGAAACTCGCGGTCGGACGACATCTCCTGTCCCGCGTTGAGGGCGTGCTGAAGCCGGGGGTCGACGCTTTCGATCTGCTGCGATCGCTGCATCCGACCCCTGCAGTGGGCGGATATCCGTACCAGGAGGCTATCGATGTGATCGAACACCTGGAGCCCTTCGACAGGGGGTGGTACGCGGGGCCGGTGGGCTGGATCGGACGGGATTCGGCAGAATTCGCCGTTGGCATCCGCTCCGGACGGATCGTACGAAACCGACTCGACCTTTTTTCAGGAGCCGGGATCGTCTGTGGATCTGACCCCGAATTGGAGTGGCACGAAGTGGAACAGAAGATCGGAGACTTCCTTCGCGTGCTGTCGCCGTGA